A window of Lacibacter sediminis contains these coding sequences:
- a CDS encoding YitT family protein, giving the protein MTQSSQQTISKRPLTNYERAKAYRQRKISFQSLLKDIFLMIIGISSAAFALKSFLLPSNFIDGGATGIALLLGEITSLQFPVLLLLVNAPFVFFGYHTLGRTFFIKTTLAIIGLALATAFINFPHVTNDKLLVASFGGFFLGAGIGFAIRGGSVIDGTEVLALYLSKKIGGSVGDIILVINVVVFSVAAYILSIDTALYALITYLAAAKTVDFVVEGIEEYTGVTIVSSHSAEINEMITQQLGRGVTNYKGKGGFGTQGHSKEKDILYTVVTRLEISSLKTEVHKIDPYAFMVMNSIKDVKGGLIKKRRLKGN; this is encoded by the coding sequence ATGACCCAAAGCAGTCAACAAACTATCAGCAAACGCCCTCTTACTAATTATGAAAGGGCAAAGGCTTACCGGCAACGAAAGATCAGTTTTCAATCGTTATTGAAGGATATTTTCCTGATGATAATAGGTATTAGCTCCGCAGCTTTTGCCTTGAAAAGTTTCCTTTTGCCCAGTAATTTTATCGATGGAGGAGCAACCGGCATCGCACTTTTGTTGGGAGAAATAACCAGTTTACAATTCCCTGTTTTACTACTGTTGGTAAATGCTCCATTTGTATTTTTTGGATATCACACATTGGGGCGCACGTTCTTTATTAAAACTACGTTAGCCATCATTGGGCTTGCATTAGCTACAGCATTTATCAATTTTCCGCATGTAACCAACGACAAATTACTCGTTGCAAGTTTTGGTGGTTTCTTTTTGGGCGCAGGTATTGGCTTTGCCATCAGGGGTGGTTCGGTGATTGATGGAACGGAAGTGTTGGCTTTGTATTTGAGTAAAAAAATTGGCGGCTCGGTTGGCGATATTATTTTAGTGATCAACGTTGTTGTATTTTCTGTTGCAGCTTATATCCTGTCAATCGATACTGCGTTGTATGCATTGATCACTTACCTCGCTGCTGCAAAAACAGTTGATTTTGTAGTGGAAGGTATTGAAGAGTACACTGGTGTTACCATTGTATCATCTCACTCGGCCGAGATCAATGAAATGATCACACAACAATTGGGAAGAGGAGTTACGAATTATAAAGGCAAAGGCGGTTTCGGAACACAAGGGCACAGCAAAGAGAAAGATATTCTTTACACCGTTGTTACCCGTCTTGAGATCAGTAGTTTAAAAACGGAAGTACACAAGATAGATCCATATGCATTTATGGTGATGAACAGCATTAAAGACGTGAAAGGAGGATTGATAAAAAAAAGAAGATTGAAAGGCAATTAA
- a CDS encoding RNA polymerase sigma factor, whose protein sequence is MDNDNNLWQGLKQGDKEMFLALYRKYYHTLLFIGLKEMKDAHLVKDIIQQLFLYLWEKRETIQDARDVKSYLITSFLRKLTADWKKSKQSGLLEVVWSSYPEDPQPNPEEKLIRKDEQSHLFQLLRDHINELPNRQKELIILKFYEGLSYQDIVQRTGLSHRTVYNKIHEGLKKLKLGIAQSRQPRSAALISLLNVLASAATIAMAQKY, encoded by the coding sequence ATGGATAATGATAACAACTTGTGGCAAGGGCTGAAACAGGGCGATAAAGAAATGTTTTTAGCCTTATATAGAAAATACTACCACACACTTTTATTTATTGGGTTGAAGGAAATGAAGGATGCCCATTTGGTGAAAGATATCATTCAACAATTATTTTTATACCTGTGGGAAAAAAGGGAAACAATACAGGATGCAAGAGATGTAAAATCTTACCTGATTACTTCCTTTTTAAGAAAACTTACTGCAGACTGGAAAAAAAGCAAACAGTCGGGTTTATTAGAAGTGGTATGGAGTAGCTACCCCGAAGATCCACAACCTAACCCAGAGGAAAAATTGATCCGTAAAGACGAACAAAGCCATTTGTTTCAACTGTTGAGGGATCACATCAATGAACTGCCGAACCGCCAAAAAGAACTGATAATTCTTAAGTTTTACGAAGGCCTAAGCTACCAGGATATTGTACAAAGAACCGGCTTATCTCATCGCACGGTTTATAATAAAATTCATGAGGGATTAAAGAAACTCAAATTAGGTATAGCCCAAAGCCGCCAACCTCGAAGCGCTGCACTAATCTCACTGCTCAATGTTTTGGCATCTGCCGCCACTATTGCTATGGCCCAAAAGTATTAA
- a CDS encoding FecR family protein: MNADKITIEELLSDESFINYCKGVSPGDIAFWENYKHENPDKALLIEDAKEQYVQLFNALALADLDEQTSRLENSLEQKESTPVVQMEKFEKGTRGKVLPLLLKITAAAIIVAGLFVTINYFVAGRVNNKTYAAVYGERKNIQLPDGSVVTLNAGSNIKINEKYGLTTRDVYLEGEAFFEVKHDRTRPFIVHTPAMDVKALGTAFNVKAYLDEKNTETSLISGLVEVTLKENNNLKMLLYPNQKIEWQNGNTSNLNNNLNTAKKDTYLTDSLPKKLVLTSTGDIKEIAWKENKLIFDDEEFKDIAILLERWYGAKINFKDTAICNYRFTGTYEKEDLNTVLDYLKESRSFNYTIEQGEILTINLSK; this comes from the coding sequence ATGAACGCTGACAAAATAACCATTGAGGAACTGCTCTCTGACGAATCTTTTATTAACTATTGTAAAGGGGTTTCACCGGGTGATATTGCTTTTTGGGAGAATTATAAACACGAAAACCCAGACAAGGCTTTATTAATTGAGGATGCCAAAGAACAATATGTTCAGCTGTTCAATGCTTTGGCTCTTGCCGATCTTGATGAGCAGACTTCACGTTTAGAAAACAGCCTTGAGCAGAAAGAGAGTACGCCGGTTGTTCAGATGGAGAAATTTGAAAAAGGAACGAGAGGAAAGGTTTTGCCTTTATTGCTTAAAATTACTGCTGCGGCAATAATTGTGGCGGGCCTGTTTGTTACGATCAACTATTTTGTTGCAGGCAGAGTTAATAATAAAACCTACGCAGCAGTTTATGGCGAAAGAAAGAATATTCAATTACCCGATGGCTCAGTTGTTACATTAAATGCCGGAAGCAATATCAAGATCAATGAAAAGTATGGCCTTACAACAAGGGATGTTTACCTGGAAGGAGAAGCTTTTTTTGAGGTGAAACACGACCGTACCAGGCCATTTATTGTGCATACCCCTGCAATGGATGTAAAAGCATTAGGTACAGCATTTAATGTAAAAGCCTACCTGGATGAAAAAAACACTGAAACATCTTTGATAAGCGGATTGGTGGAAGTAACACTTAAAGAAAATAATAATCTTAAGATGTTGCTTTATCCCAACCAAAAAATCGAATGGCAAAATGGGAATACCAGCAATCTCAATAACAATTTAAACACAGCAAAAAAAGATACTTATCTAACAGACAGCCTGCCGAAAAAATTAGTGCTTACCAGTACCGGTGATATTAAGGAAATAGCCTGGAAAGAAAACAAATTGATTTTTGATGATGAAGAGTTTAAAGACATCGCCATATTACTGGAAAGGTGGTACGGGGCAAAAATTAATTTTAAGGACACTGCTATTTGCAACTACCGGTTTACAGGAACATACGAAAAGGAGGATCTGAATACAGTGCTTGATTACTTAAAAGAATCAAGGAGTTTTAATTATACGATTGAACAGGGAGAAATATTAACCATAAATCTGTCAAAATAA
- a CDS encoding SusC/RagA family TonB-linked outer membrane protein, with translation MKKNHPYRWSIANPSLTKLLKIMKLTAIFLFVCSLVVHAGGFSQDVKVTLTLNGVKMTTFFKAIEKETNYRFTFSNDIIPPGKIVTVKAKETPLSEVLDAVLHQTKLKYRFDETSGVFIISEKKGQFEDNIIVRTITGTVTGEGAEPLAGVTVQVKGSDKATTTDNNGSFSIEVEDNAKVLVFSFVSMVTQEVSIDGKTSVKVVMALLDKALNEVVVIGYGTQKRTLVTGAVSTVSSKTLNELPAISISQALQGRVAGLQVTNNGSPGTEPIVRIRGISSISFASDPLYVVDGFPTGNLSAIDVKDIESVDVLKDASAAAIYGSRATSGVIIINTKKGRRDGKMSVTLDSYFGIQEVTSRLSLLNTEQFKQYALAYRGSQVPRLTEPQINQPVYPGATQTYGQTNTDWQDAYFKKGGMNQHNIGLSGGNEVSRFHASAGYTDQQGIAPSVAYRRYNFRINSDHNIGKVFTFGENLYIASGTQNYDNNETGSRTNLVNVIRMMPHIPVYDPTSNGGYRGVDATKDGGDPTNPVEDAALKNPGTRSTVKIFGTAFLEAKITSWLKFKSTFGIDYATGLDYRFAPIFNDNGAVAGSSATQATITNNRNVSTVKLFTEQLTFDKTFGNHHLNVIAVYEQQGQQTKQENASGNQPSNDLRTLNNATNISAQTLVGENTLISYLGRLNYDYQGKYILSAAVRRDGLSVWAPGKKWATFPSASIGWRVDQEDFMKNIPNVSELKVRVGYGITGLNGLVLGNTPWLVSVLANSSSYPFGNSLTSGPGSNIPGLGNKELEWEKTKQINIGLDLGLFKNKITFSAEYYRRNTDNLILGVPIPPSFGFINNTVSQNVGAMKNNGFEFQLGYNKREGAFKWYASTNMSFVTNQVTKLAEGVTKIEAGNDADFGGDNITNTTPGYSVQGFYGWVVEGIFQSAAEVTKHATQTAATAPGDLKFKDLNNDGKIDNNDRQFLGSFIPKVTYAFNLGGNYKNFDASLFFQGVQGNKIYNATRVITEGMVRFFNAGTQVLNAWTPTNTNTTIPRAIAGDPNRNARPSTRFLEDGSFLRLKNIMIGYTVPSNFLGVHTKGTVKSLRIYVSAQNILTFTKYTGYDPEVGNRTPGSSLTNGIDFAVYPQPKSFQAGIQASF, from the coding sequence ATGAAAAAAAATCATCCCTACAGGTGGAGTATTGCAAATCCATCTTTAACGAAGCTGCTTAAAATTATGAAACTGACTGCAATTTTTCTGTTTGTATGTAGCCTGGTGGTACATGCAGGAGGGTTTTCCCAGGATGTGAAAGTAACCCTTACGCTGAATGGGGTAAAAATGACCACGTTTTTTAAAGCAATTGAAAAAGAAACCAACTACAGGTTTACATTCTCCAATGATATTATTCCCCCGGGAAAGATTGTAACGGTGAAAGCAAAAGAGACCCCGTTATCAGAAGTATTGGATGCAGTGCTGCACCAAACCAAACTTAAATACAGGTTTGACGAAACTTCAGGCGTTTTCATTATTTCGGAGAAAAAAGGCCAGTTTGAAGATAACATCATCGTACGTACCATTACCGGCACTGTAACCGGTGAAGGAGCAGAGCCGCTTGCCGGCGTAACGGTACAAGTAAAGGGATCAGACAAAGCAACCACAACGGATAATAATGGTTCGTTTTCCATTGAGGTAGAGGATAATGCCAAGGTGTTGGTGTTTTCATTTGTTAGTATGGTTACCCAGGAAGTAAGTATTGATGGCAAAACTTCAGTAAAAGTGGTGATGGCCTTATTAGACAAGGCATTAAATGAAGTGGTAGTAATTGGTTATGGTACACAAAAAAGAACATTAGTAACCGGAGCAGTTTCTACTGTAAGCAGTAAAACACTGAATGAACTTCCTGCAATAAGTATTTCGCAGGCATTGCAAGGTCGTGTTGCCGGTTTGCAGGTAACCAATAACGGAAGCCCGGGTACTGAACCAATTGTTCGGATCAGGGGTATTAGTTCAATCAGTTTTGCATCAGATCCATTGTATGTGGTTGATGGTTTTCCAACAGGAAACCTTTCTGCCATTGACGTGAAAGACATTGAATCAGTAGACGTATTGAAAGATGCATCTGCGGCAGCGATCTATGGTTCAAGAGCTACAAGTGGTGTGATCATCATCAATACAAAAAAAGGTAGAAGAGACGGTAAAATGAGTGTTACACTTGATTCCTATTTTGGAATACAGGAAGTAACCAGTCGCCTTTCATTGCTAAATACAGAACAGTTTAAGCAATATGCGCTTGCCTACAGAGGCAGCCAGGTGCCAAGACTTACCGAACCTCAAATAAATCAACCTGTTTATCCTGGGGCAACGCAAACTTATGGTCAAACCAATACCGATTGGCAGGATGCTTATTTTAAGAAAGGTGGAATGAATCAGCATAATATAGGTTTAAGTGGTGGTAATGAAGTATCACGTTTTCACGCTTCAGCCGGTTATACCGATCAGCAGGGTATTGCCCCAAGCGTAGCATATCGCCGTTATAATTTTCGTATTAACTCAGATCATAACATCGGCAAAGTTTTCACGTTCGGCGAAAACCTTTATATAGCTTCCGGTACCCAGAACTATGATAACAATGAAACAGGATCAAGAACAAATTTGGTAAATGTGATCAGGATGATGCCGCATATACCTGTTTATGATCCAACGTCGAACGGTGGTTACAGAGGTGTGGATGCTACGAAAGATGGTGGCGATCCTACCAACCCTGTTGAAGATGCTGCATTGAAAAATCCGGGCACAAGATCAACAGTAAAGATTTTTGGCACGGCCTTTCTTGAAGCTAAAATAACCAGTTGGCTGAAATTTAAATCCACCTTTGGTATTGACTATGCAACTGGCCTGGACTATCGCTTTGCACCAATTTTTAATGATAACGGTGCTGTTGCAGGTTCAAGCGCCACGCAGGCAACAATTACCAACAACCGCAATGTTTCCACTGTAAAATTATTTACCGAGCAACTTACATTCGATAAAACTTTCGGCAATCATCATCTCAATGTGATTGCTGTGTATGAGCAACAGGGTCAACAAACAAAGCAGGAAAATGCCAGTGGTAACCAGCCATCAAACGACCTGCGTACATTGAATAATGCAACAAATATATCTGCACAAACACTGGTTGGTGAAAATACACTCATCTCCTATCTGGGGCGTTTGAATTATGACTATCAAGGCAAGTACATCTTAAGTGCAGCTGTAAGGCGTGACGGATTATCTGTGTGGGCCCCAGGAAAAAAATGGGCAACGTTCCCCTCAGCTTCAATTGGCTGGAGAGTTGACCAGGAAGATTTTATGAAGAACATCCCCAACGTTTCAGAATTGAAAGTAAGAGTTGGATATGGAATCACTGGTCTTAATGGGTTGGTATTGGGTAACACTCCCTGGTTAGTGAGTGTACTTGCCAACAGTTCATCTTATCCTTTTGGTAATTCACTTACCAGTGGCCCTGGTTCTAATATTCCTGGCTTGGGTAACAAGGAACTTGAATGGGAAAAAACAAAACAGATAAACATCGGTCTTGATCTTGGATTATTTAAAAACAAGATCACGTTCTCAGCTGAGTATTACAGAAGAAATACCGATAACCTCATTTTGGGAGTGCCAATTCCGCCATCTTTTGGATTCATCAACAACACGGTATCGCAAAACGTTGGTGCGATGAAAAATAACGGGTTTGAATTTCAATTGGGTTACAATAAAAGAGAAGGTGCTTTTAAATGGTACGCAAGTACAAACATGAGTTTTGTAACCAACCAGGTAACTAAGTTAGCTGAAGGTGTTACAAAAATTGAGGCGGGCAATGATGCAGATTTTGGTGGCGATAACATCACCAATACTACTCCGGGATATTCTGTTCAGGGTTTTTACGGATGGGTAGTGGAAGGTATTTTTCAAAGTGCAGCAGAAGTTACCAAACATGCTACACAAACAGCTGCTACAGCTCCCGGTGATCTTAAGTTTAAAGATCTTAACAACGATGGAAAAATTGATAACAATGACCGCCAGTTCCTCGGAAGTTTTATTCCGAAAGTAACTTATGCATTTAATCTTGGCGGCAATTACAAAAACTTTGATGCATCTCTTTTCTTCCAGGGTGTTCAGGGTAATAAGATTTACAACGCTACAAGGGTTATTACGGAAGGTATGGTTCGTTTCTTTAATGCAGGAACACAGGTATTGAATGCATGGACACCAACCAACACAAATACAACTATTCCACGTGCAATTGCCGGTGATCCTAACCGCAATGCCCGCCCCTCTACCAGGTTTCTTGAAGATGGTTCATTTTTGCGCCTGAAAAATATTATGATAGGTTACACTGTACCGTCTAATTTCTTAGGAGTACATACAAAAGGAACAGTAAAGAGCTTGCGTATTTATGTATCGGCACAAAATATTCTCACGTTTACAAAATACACGGGATACGATCCGGAAGTGGGTAACAGAACACCCGGTTCATCATTAACCAATGGTATCGACTTTGCTGTGTATCCGCAGCCTAAGTCTTTCCAGGCAGGAATTCAGGCAAGTTTTTAA
- a CDS encoding T9SS type A sorting domain-containing protein, with translation MKKNYLSIILFLIVFVCEAQFTTGNLVVVRLGNGTVYNGGAAARCFLDEYTTTGTLVQTVAMPVTTSGANRKFMLSNSAYGGLITLSLDNRYLFLPGYDVDEFSQPVTSFTSAIAPRIVARIDKNEVINTTTVTGAYSGDGVESAYSPNGTDIAVAGSNINGGGGVRYVTLGATTSLAVNTANLANYQLNVFNNQLYISCEFNNVSVGVFSGTFPVTVAPTITNLPGLPTANSTPLGFLLVDLDNTVTGPDVLYVCDGNNFGGPLANTLTKYSLVGGSWVKNNSIAVTAPRGLTGTVSGTTVTLYATSSSNLYSLVDASGYNANITASLTTLATAVANTSFKGLAFAPSVGDAPTSVREEEMLNISKVFQSSASSLQVTWTAKKPELIIISVVDLYGRTVYRSSTKSTTGINERSLPIQSLAKGSYVVRITNGKEQQAHQFIKQ, from the coding sequence GTGAAAAAAAATTATCTGTCTATAATATTATTTCTCATTGTGTTTGTCTGCGAAGCCCAGTTTACAACCGGTAATTTAGTGGTTGTCAGGCTTGGAAATGGAACTGTTTACAACGGAGGTGCTGCGGCCCGTTGTTTCCTTGATGAATATACAACTACCGGGACACTTGTGCAAACAGTGGCAATGCCTGTTACAACGTCGGGAGCCAACAGGAAATTTATGCTGAGTAATAGTGCATATGGCGGATTGATTACTCTATCACTTGACAACCGATATCTGTTTCTGCCGGGTTATGATGTAGATGAGTTTTCGCAACCCGTTACTTCGTTCACATCGGCCATTGCTCCACGAATTGTTGCTCGAATCGATAAAAATGAAGTGATCAATACAACTACTGTTACAGGAGCATATAGCGGCGATGGAGTTGAAAGTGCCTATAGCCCCAATGGCACCGACATAGCGGTTGCGGGTTCAAATATTAACGGAGGCGGGGGAGTTCGTTATGTTACACTTGGAGCAACAACTTCACTTGCAGTGAACACAGCCAACCTTGCGAACTATCAACTAAACGTGTTCAATAATCAATTGTATATTTCCTGCGAATTTAACAATGTATCAGTCGGCGTTTTTTCCGGCACATTTCCTGTAACGGTTGCCCCAACAATTACCAACCTTCCGGGATTACCTACTGCCAATTCCACACCTCTTGGTTTTTTACTAGTTGATCTGGATAATACCGTTACCGGCCCGGATGTATTATACGTGTGCGACGGCAACAATTTTGGCGGACCATTAGCTAATACTCTTACCAAATACTCATTAGTTGGAGGTTCATGGGTTAAGAATAATTCGATTGCTGTTACAGCGCCTAGAGGGTTAACTGGAACAGTTAGTGGTACTACAGTAACACTATACGCAACCAGCAGTTCAAATCTTTATTCACTGGTTGATGCATCAGGTTATAATGCTAACATTACAGCTTCACTCACCACGCTTGCTACGGCTGTTGCAAATACCAGTTTTAAAGGACTAGCATTTGCGCCATCGGTTGGTGATGCTCCAACTTCAGTTCGTGAAGAAGAAATGCTGAATATTTCAAAGGTATTTCAATCTTCTGCTTCCAGCTTGCAGGTTACTTGGACTGCAAAGAAACCTGAGCTGATCATTATTTCTGTAGTTGATCTTTATGGAAGAACAGTTTATCGTTCATCAACAAAATCAACAACAGGAATAAATGAACGGTCATTACCTATACAATCGCTGGCGAAAGGTTCTTACGTTGTAAGAATAACAAACGGAAAAGAGCAACAGGCACATCAGTTCATCAAACAATAA